A DNA window from Loxodonta africana isolate mLoxAfr1 chromosome 7, mLoxAfr1.hap2, whole genome shotgun sequence contains the following coding sequences:
- the LOC100654764 gene encoding olfactory receptor 5M8-like, translating into MKTFTILKISLQVQSSHFPTKKIMRSNFTSVNEFILLGLTSYWELQIVFFLLFLVIYMATVAGNLGMIILIHVNAQLHTPMYFFLSHLSFVDLCFSTNVTPKMLEIFLSEKKTISYSACLVQCYFFIALVHVEIYVLAMMAFDRYMAICNPLLYGSKMSKNVCTSLIMVPYVYGALTGLMETMWTYNLAFCGPNEINHFYCADPPLIKLACSDTYNKELSMFVVAGFNFSYSLLVILISYIYIFPATLRIRSTEGRRKAFSTCASHLTAVTIFYAALFFMYLRPPSEESVEQGKMVAVFYTTVIPMLNPMIYSLRNKDVKEALTKELFRRKLPLK; encoded by the coding sequence atgaaaacatttaccattttaaaaatttctctacAGGTCCAAAGTTCTCACTTCCCAACCAAGAAAATTATGAGAAGTAACTTTACTTCAGTGAATGAGTTTATTCTTCTGGGACTGACCAGTTATTGGGAATTACAGATTGTCTTCTTCCTGCTATTTCTGGTCATTTACATGGCCACAGTGGCAGGGAATCTGGGCATGATTATACTCATCCATGTCAATGCCCAgctccacacacccatgtacttcttcctgagCCACTTATCCTTTGTGGATCTGTGCTTCTCCACCAATGTGACTCCAAAGATGCTGGAGATTTTCCTCTCAGAGAAGAAAACCATTTCCTATTCTGCTTGTCTGGTGCagtgttatttttttattgccTTGGTCCATGTGGAGATCTATGTCTTGGCCATGATGGCCTTTGACCGGTACATGGCCATCtgcaaccctctactttatggcAGCAAAATGTCCAAGAATGTCTGTACATCCCTCATCATGGTGCCTTATGTGTATGGAGCTCTCACTGGGCTGATGGAGACCATGTGGACCTACAACCTGGCCTTCTGTGGACCCAATGAGATTAATCACTTCTACTGTGCTGACCCTCCACTGATTAAGCTGGCTTGTTCTGACACCTACAACAAGGAGCTATCCATGTTTGTTGTGGCTGGTTTCAACTTCAGTTATTCTCTCCTTGTTATCCTCATTTCTTACATCTACATATTTCCAGCCACTTTGAGGATTCGATCTACAGAGGGTAGGCGCAAAGCTTTCTCTACCTGTGCTTCCCACCTGACAGCTGTTACCATATTCTATGCAGCTCTTTTCTTCATGTATCTCAGGCCCCCCTCAGAGGAATCTGTGGAACAGGGGAAAATGGTGGCTGTGTTTTATACCACAGTtatccccatgttgaatcccaTGATCTATAGCCTAAGGAACAAGGATGTGAAAGAGGCGCTAACTAAAGAACTATTCAGAAGAAAATTGCCTTTGAAATAA